In one window of Cryptococcus neoformans var. neoformans B-3501A chromosome 11, whole genome shotgun sequence DNA:
- a CDS encoding hypothetical protein (HMMPfam hit to Ribonuc_L-PSP, Endoribonuclease L-PSP, score: 99.8, E(): 6.7e-27) produces the protein MSRELISSAEFPPKPHNCPAVKVPGLVFCAGQTATGEIKQATHTVLSNLQKVLELAGSSLDKVVKYNVYLKDMKDFAAMNEVYIAFLPPNPPSRTCIQAGDLPGEGTIIEIECIAQA, from the exons ATGTCTCGAGAACTCATCAGCTCTGCCGAATTCCCTCCCAAGCCTCACAACT GCCCGGCGGTTAAGGTCCCCGGTCTTGTCTTTTGCGCCGGCCAAACCGCGACAGGCGAGATCAAGCAGGCCACT CACACCGTCTTGTCCAACCTCCAGAAAGTCCTTGAGCTCGCGGGTTCATCACTCGACAAGGTCGTCAAGTACAACGTCTACCTCAAGGACATGAAGGACTTTGCGGCCATGAATGAGGTTTACATTGCT ttccttcctcccaatCCTCCTTCCAGAACCTGTATCCAGGCTGGCGACCTCCCTGGAGAGGGTACTATCATTGAGATTGAGTGCATTGCCCAGGCATAA
- a CDS encoding hypothetical protein (HMMPfam hit to zf-C2H2, Zinc finger, C2H2 type, score: 48.7, E(): 1.7e-11) encodes MLSDQGKLQPFKCAVCLRRFTRMENLKRHSKLHDDTSERPTFPCGRCTATFSRADLRRRHLASKHGEEKSTSRSPKELPSVSSGVNESHERRESVSVTNFSPIITAQPISITSPRPLPSALEAALTFDFGVNEFSSDATWNSTQEVDNSPSRHTSQSQTSASSIPNYHAHSSIGSISMTSVDLHARLSQSPLSAIPPSVEEAIQNPAFIFASLESFFSHAAHIFPFIHRATFDARSCHPSLLFGMMCIGLHMKGEDSGDVDQQRAIYCYKAGLRALDGVMEITQEKSTDTLTTIQAHLLLEMYAIMALCGSHTMQGLRLHSQCVELSRKAGLMESYPTKPSVTQDLDSLWRQFVRAESHKRTLYSLYGFDSAWYHFLSRPRCLSHLEIKHELPCGNDLWNACTPTEWAHRSLIASSLCSRDDSSSTRMRFLDMVRAAFVNQVEDPLPLPLDSTGASLMTHFVLASVREMTGWTTMTGRSCFERFEALLASMVRLEPLVTVQNAKLETPASAAAEATWRMSMIELLLWSQSHTGGLVEDSIDAALAAITTLGANNPIELTAQIIQSVEQHITWFLLYLQRTSSPTSPSLQSESPLLTFYLFKATIIAWQIVKSGGSSPLEVVGVEDEEGLLNWMKKMFRMRKKWGVGRSAMRCLGDLHVQNVL; translated from the exons ATGCTTTCCGACCAAGGGAAACTTCAGCCCTTCAAGTGTGCAGTATGTTTGAGGCGCTTCACCAGGATG GAAAACCTGAAGCGCCATTCAAAGCTACACGACGATACAAGCGAACGACCAACTTTTCCCTGCGGCCGGTGTACTGCTACATTTTCTCGAGCAGACCTTAGAAGACGACATCTCGCAAGTAAAcatggagaggagaagagtacGAGTCGTAGTCCGAAAGAACTACCATCTGTCTCAAGCGGTGTAAACGAGAGTCATGAAAGGCGAGAGAGCGTTTCTGTTACGAACTTCTCACCCATCATCACTGCTCAGCCCATTTCTATAACATCTCCTCGGCCACTACCTTCTGCTCTTGAAGCAGCACTCACATTTGACTTTGGCGTCAATGAGTTCTCATCAGATGCCACATGGAACTCCACACAGGAGGTCGATaattctccttctcgacaTACCTCGCAGTCCCAGACGTCGGCCTCTTCGATTCCCAATTACCATGCCCATTCTTCCATTGGGAGTATCAGCATGACTTCTGTTGATCTTCACGCACGATTATCTCAGTCTCCTTTGTCTGCCATTCCCCCTTCtgttgaagaagccatTCAAAATCCTGCATTCATCTTCGCATCACTTgaatccttcttctcacaTGCTGCCCATATATTCCCTTTCATCCATCGAGCTACATTTGACGCCCGATCATGCCACCCAAGCCTATTATTTGGGATGATGTGTATTGGGCTACATatgaaaggagaagacagTGGAGACGTTGACCAACAGAGGGCAATTTATTGCTATAAGGCGGGTCTGAGGGCTTTGGATGGAGTGATGGAGATTACACAAGAAAAGTCCACGGACACGCTAACGACCATTCAAGCACATCTGCTTTTAGAGATGTACGCCATAATGGCACTGTGTGGGAGCCATACTATGCAGGGGCTACGATTACACTCGCAATGCGTTGAG CTCTCTCGGAAAGCAGGTCTGATGGAATCATATCCTACCAAACCGTCCGTCACCCAAGACCTTGACTCTCTCTGGCGCCAATTCGTCCGTGCGGAATCCCATAAACGTACTCTGTACTCCCTTTACGGATTCGATTCCGCTTGGTACCATTTCCTCTCTCGACCACGCTGCCTTTCCCATCTCGAAATTAAACATGAGCTTCCATGCGGCAACGACCTCTGGAACGCTTGTACACCTACTGAATGGGCTCACCGCTCCCTCATTGCATCTTCCCTTTGTTCTCGCGATGACAGCTCGTCAACAAGGATGCGATTCCTTGATATGGTTCGTGCTGCCTTTGTCAACCAGGTGGAAGACCCTCTACCTCTCCCACTTGACTCCACAGGGGCGTCACTCATGACTCACTTTGTCCTGGCTTCTGTCAGGGAAATGACAGGATGGACGACCATGACAGGCCGCTCCTGTTTTGAGCGCTTTGAAGCACTTCTCGCGTCAATGGTAAGGCTGGAGCCGCTAGTGACCGTACAAAATGCCAAGTTGGAGACGCCTGCGAGTGCAGCCGCGGAAGCGACTTGGAGGATGAGCATGATTGAGTTATTGTTATGGTCTCAAAGCCATACAGGGGGATTGGTTGAAGATTCCATTGATGCAGCTCTAGCGGCCAT AACGACATTGGGGGCCAATAACCCTATCGAACTCACTGCACAGATCATCCAATCAGTCGAACAACACATCACCTGGTTCCTCCTCTACCTCCAACGCacatcctctcccacctctcCCTCACTTCAGTCGGAATCGCCGCTACTTACATTTTACCTCTTCAAGGCGACAATCATCGCTTGGCAGATCGTAAAAAGTGGAGGATCGAGTCCGTTGGAAGTCGTGGGAgtagaggatgaagaagggctATtgaattggatgaagaagatgtttaGGATGCGCAAGAAGTGGGGGGTAGGACGTTCTGCAATGAGATGTCTAGGTGATCTGCATGTGCAGAATGTGTTGTAA
- a CDS encoding hypothetical protein (HMMPfam hit to HORMA, HORMA domain, score: 42.4, E(): 1.2e-09) — translation MSVIFHKPPKPVQGAKTAAATGKSSTKGKQPLRQTVTTQNAKQALSQSQSQAISQAQGPKSKNSLELQSAAAKQDLSTITHQESLVIMRTTLGASLGAICYLRRLLPDDSFSDTYMTDSIPLPGKSADQQYQMSQPDPNGSQQPGGGKGFKYPRIRGDGSPEGAKILKFVEEGVMDAVSKGYLRSFMFIIFLDKDDPQNIVESYTFNFFYSGPSNIPSIDMTHQVAGEDSSTDTPGIGDPRTHQDVRRSVKTLMKTLILSCQKLTDLPRQRYVDFKLSYNENAPKGYEAPGFRDCTEDPLFMCTSDKDTGPTDVTMGKTTTGSHGVSVTTQSIVQLLPARTDSDERKASGEKDDPEQERAEQLEAAEKRNVAWSADLPVYDRKAYEQPDDIYDVLKRPLGTLLADGNILPFSMPDASSAEKNVTGKKRAHQTLEEEIMELSQAQVTQPPVSQTRRRASSRASIARRRSQTAFDFDADGETDYCGSMAIIPPAPAQTAPCRSKGSTSAIFADQNSSASEDGPNSKSAPKSAPMAIENDTDETQECGALRSKSVNQLSERPKKAQKTNNNSSPADTDQANKENANAKLKKSSKSETPKAKADKSPKFASSSKSNSRSRSSATPTSTPQRPKDSTSRKRSTPPARRMLARTVEAARTSPLKKKTSRKTASRTDTHLVEANEDKINCFCGADDEQDGSMQCDGCRNWVHCPCVGFSELKAAAQVDNWYCLICKMERIEGQKWTKLQLQRAREGMSKLALFRQQGGIGKAGPLRDVLGCSVNALAIICKQLYSEGFIDAPFGSRKKKGAFYKWVQLPEINERFLGYFKPSGGVERELFEFYKDQSSDPMEEDNEEPSSQTTQVNPDADEVSVPKALTSSLAPPNTIKTPFGTFIPSFDGQPISLYSVLAIRSSRAESPIELLEDW, via the exons ATGTCTGTTATCTTCCAC AAACCTCCAAAGCCTGTTCAGGGCGCCAAGACCGCCGCAGCCACCGGTAAATCTAGCACGAAAGGAAAACAACCACTTCGTCAGACAGTCACCACTCAAAATGCCAAGCAGGCGCTTTCTCAGTCTCAGTCTCAGGCCATATCCCAAGCTCAGGGCCCCAAATCTAAGAACAGCCTTGAGCTTCagtctgctgctgccaaaCAGGATCTTTCCACAATCACGCACCAGGAAAGTTTAGTGATCATGAGGACCACGCTGGGGGCTAGTCTGGGAGCGATTTGTTATCTTCG ACGGCTTCTGCCCGATGACAGCTTCTCAGACACTTACATGACCGACTCTATTCCCCTTCCCGGAAAGAGTGCGGATCAACAGTATCAGATGAGTCAACCTGATCCCAATGGTTCTCAGCAACCTGGAGGCGGCAAAGGATTTAAATATCCAAGGATTAGGGGGGATGGATC GCCAGAAGGAGCCAAGATACTGAAGttcgttgaagaaggggtcATGGATGCGGTTTCCAAAGGCTACCTTCGATCATTTATGTTCATAATTTTCCTTGACAAAGATGATCCTCAAAA TATAGTGGAGTCATACACTTTCAACTTTTTCTACTCTGGACCGTCCAACATCCCTTCCATTGACATGACACACCAGGTCGCAGGTGAGGACTCATCTACTGATACACCCGGAATTGGGGATCCGAGGACCCATCAGGATGTGAGACGATCCGTCAAA ACTTTGATGAAAACTCTCATTTTGAGCTGCCAGAAGCTCACTGATCTTCCAC GACAACGATACGTTGATTTCAAGCTCTCCTACAACGAGAATGCGCCAAAAGG TTACGAAGCACCTGGATTCAGAGATTGCACGGAGGATCCATTGTTCATGTGCACGTCCGACAAAGATACAGGGCCTACTGATGTCACCATGGGAAAAACTACCACAGGCTCGCATGG TGTTTCTGTGACTACCCAGTCTATTGtacagcttcttccagcaCGTACAGACTCGGATGAACGGAAAGCTTCgggagagaaagatgaCCCGGAACAAGAGCGGGCTGAGCAGTTGGAAGCTGCCGAGAAGAGAAATGTTGCATGG AGTGCCGATTTA CCTGTCTATGACCGAAAAGCATACGAACAACCTGATGACATCTACGATGTCCTTAAGCGACCTTTGGGTACGCTTCTTGCCGACGGTAATATCCTGCCTTTCTCAATGCCGGATGCATCTTCCGCGGAGAAAAATGtgactgggaagaagcgagCTCATCAAACT ttagaggaagagatcaTGGAGCTTTCGCAGGCACAAGTCACTCAGCCACCTGTTTCTCAGACCCGTCGTCGTGCATCTTCGCGTGCGTCCATAGCCAGGAGAAGATCCCAAACGGcttttgattttgatg CTGATGGAGAAACTGATTATTGTGGAAGCATGGCCATCATCCCCCCTGCACCTGCTCAAACCGCTCCCTGCCGCTCAAAAGGATCCACATCTGCCATATTTGCTGATCAGAATAGCTCGGCATCCGAAGACGGTCCCAATTCTAAGTCAGCTCCTAAGTCAGCTCCTATGGCCATCGAGAATGACACCGACGAGACCCAGGAATGTGGAGCCCTACGATCCAAGTCTGTTAACCAGTTATCCGAACGTCCGAAGAAAGCCCAGAAGACAAACAACAACTCTAGCCCGGCAGATACTGACCAGGCTAACAAGGAAAATGCCAACGCCAAGCTTAAGAAGTCCAGCAAATCGGAAACTCCCAAGGCCAAAGCGGACAAGTCACCCAAATTTGCCTCTTCGTCCAAGTCAAATTCTAGGTCCAGGTCTTCAGCTACGCCTACCAGTACTCCTCAAAGGCCCAAGGATTCCACGTCCCGCAAACGCTCCACTCCCCCCGCTCGAAGAATGCTTGCTCGCACTGTTGAGGCGGCCAGGACGTCCCCAttaaagaagaagacttcAAGGAAGACCGCTTCCCGGACAGATACCCATCTGGTGGAGGCTAATGAGGACAAGATTAACTGCTTCTGTGGAGCGGACGATGAGCAAGATGGGAGTATGCAGTGTGATGGATGCAGAAACTGGGTACATTGCCCATGTGTAGG CTTCTCTGAGCTCaaggctgctgctcaaGTAGATAATTGGTACTGCCTTATCTGTAAGATGGAGCGTATAGAGGGACAAAAATGGACCAAGCTGCAGCTGCAAAGGGCGCGTGAGGGGATGTCAAAGCTAGCACTCTTTAG GCAGCAAGGAGGTATCGGAAAGGCCGGGCCACTGAGGGATGTTCTTG GATGCTCGGTAAATGCCTTGGCTATTATTTGCAAGCAGCTTTACTCAGAAG GCTTCATTGATGCTCCTTTTG GTTCGCGCAAAAAAAAGGGCGCATTCTACAAATGGGTTCAATTGCCTGAGATAAACGAACGATTTTTAGGATACTTCAAACCTAGTGGTGGTGTAGAAAGGGAGCTTTTCGAGTTTTATAAGGATCAATCATCAGAC CCtatggaagaagacaacGAAGAGCCCTCCTCGCAGACCACTCAAGTTAATCCTGACGCGGATGAAGTCTCGGTTCCAAAGGCACTCACCAGCTCTTTGGCTCCACCCAACACCATCAAAACGCCCTTCGGAACCTTTATTCCTAGCTTTGACGGACAGCCTATTAGTCTTTACAGCGTCCTGGCCATTCGTAGCAGCCGTGCAGAATCGCCTATCGAGCTCCTCGAGGATTGGTAA
- a CDS encoding hypothetical protein (HMMPfam hit to 2OG-FeII_Oxy, 2OG-Fe(II) oxygenase superfamily, score: 51.3, E(): 2.6e-12) has translation MTATPAFNPPAANLPGKPYVRPWIPPPVTKETHNFAKLSSIKLSLMDSDDPEVVDNLVQQVKGAIREDGFLFLEDYGVSLEQLHRQFALAQYLYDNIAEEDKEALLFHPDTGRWAGYKHPYGFKRHKGTKDGIEQFNWYTAEWDDINRVPKCLHPFMDEIRAFAEYLTGSVNRRLLTLFSRVLELDDDYLWNNVQSHGSPTGEGYFRHALFRPVEKSTDEASKGLRMHGHTDFGLTTLLFSVPVSCLQIWGKDEQWYYVPYNPGSLVINIGETLEIVSGGHFKATRHRVYRPPADQLQTERLSLVLFNSSVGDLRMTPAAESPLIKREGCIEEQGVYKEFKRVMDLGVPVPTNRQWREIQIAEATDPTDTERNRVGADQVIVNGKLMQTREYMGVKVLLPV, from the exons ATGACCGCGACACCTGCTTTCAACCCTCCTGCCGCCAACCTTCCTGGCAAGCCCTACGTCCGACCTTGGATTCCACCCCCTGTCACTAAGGAGACCCACAACTTCGCCAAACTTAGCAGTATCAAATTGTCCTTGATGGACTCTGATGACCCCGAAGTCGTCGATAACCTCGTGCAACAAGTGAAGGGGGCGATTCGGGAGGATGGGTTCCTGTTCCTTGAGGACTACGGTGTATCACTCGAACAA CTTCACCGACAGTTTGCACTTGCTCAATATCTCTATGACAACAttgcagaagaagacaaggaagctctcctcttccaccctGACACTGGTCGTTGGGCTGGCTACAAACACCCCTACGGTTTCAAG CGTCACAAGGGCACCAAGGACGGTATCGAACAATTTAACTGGTACACCGCTGAGTGGGACGACATCAACCGCGTGCCCAAGTGTCTCCACCCCTTCATGGACGAAATCAGGGCTTTCGCTGAG TATCTCACCGGCTCGGTTAACCGTCGGCTTctcactctcttctcccgAGTCCTCGAGCTCGACGATGACTACCTCTGGAACAATGTCCAATCCCACGGCTCTCCCACCGGCGAAGGCTACTTCCGCCATGCTCTCTTCCGACCAGTCGAAAAATCCACTGACGAAGCTTCTAAGGGTCTTCGTATGCACGGCCATACTGACTTTGGTCTCACCACTTTGCTCTTCTCTGTACCCGTCTCTTGTCTCCAAATTTGGGGTAAAGATGAACAGTGGTATTATGTGCCTTACAACCCTGGGTCCTTGGTTATCAATATTGGTGAAACATTGGAAATTGTCTCTGGTGGACACTTCAAGGCTACCAGACACAGGGTCTACAGACCTCCTGCC GACCAACTCCAGACCGAACGACTTTCTCTCGTCCTGTTCAACAGTAGTGTTGGTGATCTTCGAATGACTCCTGCCGCTGAGTCACCCCTAATCAAGCGGGAGGGTTGCATCGAAGAGCAGGGTGTGTACAAGGAGTTTAAGAGGGTGATGGACCTCGGTGTGCCT GTGCCCACCAACCGACAATGGCGAGAAATTCAGATTGCAGAGGCCACCGACCCCACGGACACGGAGCGTAACAGGGTTGGCGCTGATCAGGTCATCGTCAATGGCAAACTCATGCAGACCAGGGAGTACATGGGTGTTAAGGTCCTTTTGCCTGTGTAA